A window from Flavobacterium gyeonganense encodes these proteins:
- a CDS encoding response regulator, whose product MLEEILCIDDDPITLMLSKKVIAKAGFSDLIITAQNGEEALSYFNTLKYSKDQPVKKPQLIFLDLNMPVMGGWEFLDHFITSDYEEFNSINVIVLSSTINPEDLAKAKKYPIIIDFLSKPITLQMLEYLKNKIEL is encoded by the coding sequence ATGCTGGAAGAAATTTTATGTATTGATGATGATCCTATTACATTAATGCTGTCTAAAAAAGTAATTGCAAAAGCGGGTTTTTCTGATTTAATCATCACAGCTCAAAATGGAGAGGAAGCTTTGTCGTATTTCAATACTCTAAAATATAGTAAAGATCAGCCGGTAAAAAAGCCACAATTGATCTTTCTGGATTTGAATATGCCTGTTATGGGAGGCTGGGAGTTTTTAGATCATTTTATAACGTCTGATTATGAGGAATTTAATTCTATTAATGTTATCGTTTTATCTTCTACAATTAATCCTGAAGATTTAGCAAAAGCAAAAAAATATCCTATTATAATTGATTTTCTTTCTAAGCCTATAACCTTGCAAATGCTTGAATACCTTAAAAATAAAATTGAACTATAA
- a CDS encoding 2TM domain-containing protein: MGRCRRRFYEEYGQEFENDESFERAYKKIKRIKGFYSHLKIYLIVNAIIIFSNINRDFVGNRFDESGLFEWHTYSTAFFWGIGLLIHAFTVFGPDLFFGSEWEQKKIQKYMNKESQNTNKWE, encoded by the coding sequence ATGGGACGTTGTAGAAGACGCTTTTACGAAGAGTACGGACAAGAATTTGAAAATGATGAAAGTTTTGAAAGAGCATACAAAAAAATAAAAAGAATCAAGGGTTTTTATTCGCACTTAAAAATATATTTAATTGTAAATGCAATCATTATTTTTTCAAATATAAACAGGGATTTTGTTGGAAACAGATTTGATGAGAGCGGATTATTTGAATGGCATACGTATTCGACAGCCTTCTTTTGGGGGATTGGTTTATTGATTCACGCTTTCACCGTTTTCGGGCCTGATTTGTTTTTTGGATCAGAGTGGGAACAGAAAAAAATCCAGAAATACATGAACAAAGAATCTCAAAACACCAATAAATGGGAGTAA
- a CDS encoding DUF2141 domain-containing protein, translated as MTKIITLTILFICSLMSAQNVKLTVTVSGVKNNTGAVKVGLYNSEGTFLKTTYKSLASEIKNNKAVVIFNNLPAGEYAISTYHDENNNGKLDRNAMGIPSEDYAASNNAKGFMGPPSYADAKFTVGKDSKIEITL; from the coding sequence ATGACCAAAATTATTACCCTTACTATCTTGTTTATATGCAGCTTAATGTCTGCTCAAAATGTAAAATTAACTGTTACTGTTTCAGGTGTAAAAAACAATACGGGAGCTGTTAAAGTTGGATTATATAATTCAGAAGGAACTTTTCTTAAAACAACTTACAAGAGCCTTGCTTCTGAAATTAAAAATAACAAAGCAGTTGTAATATTTAATAATCTTCCTGCTGGCGAATATGCGATTTCTACTTATCACGATGAAAATAATAATGGGAAACTTGACAGAAACGCAATGGGAATCCCATCTGAAGATTACGCAGCTTCAAACAATGCGAAAGGATTTATGGGGCCACCTTCCTATGCAGATGCTAAATTTACTGTTGGTAAAGACTCTAAAATTGAAATTACATTATAA
- a CDS encoding chloride channel protein: MNKTAQIKKNHQFIKFRKLVIVSLLIGFLSAFLGISLKRITEYYEEIFFHEVSVNPIFYIIFPVFGLSVIYFLRQYLFKKKENKGIKEVFESTGSKSKNLPSYKIPSHFINGLLTVIFGGSTGIEVSTVVATATIGSVAHEKENVFRQYKTELICAGVAAGVTALFSSPIAGILFAFEVISRKVTRAFIISNVIAVSIAFGLLTILKEEPLFAISITTWHLKAIPYFILLGILAGMNSVYLTRCVLFFKSQFGKIDTHYYKIIIGSAVLSISLFIFPQLYGEGYHAIKTSFIAPNQIMTFTLALTFIGILLLKPIVTSITLASGGDGGVFAPSLFIGAFLGLLLASVLNTFFQVHVIPVNFMIIGMAAVLSASIHAPFTAIFLVCGLTNDYTLFFPILVVCLISKYTAKMIYPYTVYSYSPGMTK, from the coding sequence ATGAACAAAACGGCGCAAATCAAAAAAAATCATCAATTTATTAAGTTTCGAAAATTAGTTATTGTTTCCTTATTAATTGGCTTTCTTTCTGCCTTTCTCGGAATTTCACTTAAAAGAATCACAGAATATTACGAAGAAATATTCTTTCACGAAGTATCTGTAAATCCTATTTTTTATATCATTTTTCCAGTTTTCGGATTATCCGTAATTTATTTCCTCAGACAATATCTTTTCAAGAAAAAAGAAAATAAAGGAATCAAAGAGGTTTTTGAAAGTACTGGTTCTAAATCTAAAAATTTACCTTCTTATAAAATCCCTTCTCACTTCATAAACGGATTGTTAACTGTTATTTTTGGAGGTTCAACCGGAATCGAAGTTTCTACAGTAGTCGCCACAGCAACAATTGGGTCTGTAGCCCACGAAAAAGAAAATGTTTTTCGTCAATACAAAACCGAATTAATTTGCGCAGGAGTTGCTGCCGGAGTTACGGCATTATTCAGCAGTCCGATTGCGGGAATTTTGTTTGCTTTTGAAGTTATTTCAAGAAAAGTCACCCGGGCATTTATCATATCAAATGTCATAGCGGTTTCTATTGCTTTTGGATTGCTTACTATCCTAAAAGAAGAACCTTTGTTTGCCATTTCAATCACAACATGGCATTTAAAAGCAATTCCATATTTTATTCTTTTAGGGATTTTGGCCGGAATGAATTCTGTTTACCTAACCCGATGTGTTTTGTTTTTTAAATCTCAATTCGGAAAAATCGATACGCATTATTACAAAATCATAATCGGCTCAGCGGTTTTAAGTATCTCACTGTTTATTTTTCCGCAATTATACGGCGAGGGATATCATGCAATTAAAACCAGTTTCATTGCTCCAAACCAAATTATGACATTTACTTTAGCCTTAACTTTTATTGGCATATTACTCCTTAAACCCATTGTAACCTCCATTACATTAGCTTCCGGAGGCGATGGAGGTGTTTTTGCACCAAGCCTTTTTATAGGGGCTTTTTTAGGATTATTGCTAGCTTCCGTTTTAAATACTTTTTTTCAGGTTCATGTAATTCCGGTTAATTTTATGATTATCGGAATGGCAGCAGTATTAAGTGCCAGTATTCATGCACCTTTTACAGCTATATTTTTGGTATGCGGACTTACAAACGATTACACCTTGTTTTTTCCGATTCTTGTTGTTTGTTTAATTTCGAAATACACCGCAAAAATGATTTATCCCTATACGGTATATAGTTATTCTCCAGGTATGACAAAATAA
- a CDS encoding 2TM domain-containing protein has translation MEKYADAERYYEAQERVKKIRKFYEHLTVYFLCNPIVIIVNLITSPDYLYFWFSLLGWGVAIVLHGLKAFDCFPFFSKEWEKRKIDDILERENNRQKWE, from the coding sequence ATGGAAAAGTATGCTGATGCAGAACGTTATTATGAGGCTCAGGAAAGAGTGAAAAAAATCAGAAAGTTTTATGAACATCTGACAGTATATTTTCTCTGTAATCCAATTGTTATAATTGTAAATCTTATAACTTCACCAGATTATTTATATTTTTGGTTTTCCTTGCTGGGCTGGGGAGTTGCAATTGTTTTACACGGATTGAAAGCCTTTGATTGTTTTCCTTTTTTTAGTAAAGAATGGGAGAAAAGAAAAATTGATGATATTTTGGAAAGAGAAAATAATAGACAAAAATGGGAGTAA
- a CDS encoding 2TM domain-containing protein, with protein sequence MKEHRSSFADLKSGTITCFKISMVFAIIFSASLGSDLNVKNVLVTFFVSCVYSFGLGFGNGFISVLLDKKWDWLEQTNLRVYYGILVTILYTVPVVLGINYFIFVVLQNVTLDVFFGEKMFWVHLFYIVLSLGVSAFLQATSFMVKWKQASKFEITQQKIIAGTANAKFESLKNQIDPHFLFNSLNVLSSLIEENPDNAQRFTTSLSKIYRYVLEQKDKELVSVEDELSFAKTYMNLLKMRFENSLFYELPAENINPDAKVVPLSLQLLLENTVKHNVVSEQKPLHIRIFTDGDYLAIQNDFQKKEVLQDRQGVGLQNIVNRYGIVTNRKVLIEQNEKTFTVKIPILTKQIAVMETNADYSDESKAYFRAKKRVEELKGFYANVISYCCVIPFLIFINLRYSPGFQWFWFSALGWGFGVVMHAFKVFGYSSDWEERKIREILEKENNKQQTWK encoded by the coding sequence ATGAAAGAGCATAGAAGTTCATTTGCTGATTTAAAAAGTGGAACAATAACCTGTTTCAAAATTTCTATGGTCTTTGCGATTATATTTTCAGCTTCTCTGGGTTCCGATTTAAATGTTAAAAACGTTCTTGTCACTTTTTTTGTAAGTTGTGTTTATTCTTTCGGATTAGGATTTGGCAACGGTTTTATCAGTGTACTTTTAGATAAAAAGTGGGACTGGCTGGAGCAAACAAATTTAAGAGTTTACTATGGCATCTTAGTCACAATACTTTATACCGTTCCAGTAGTTTTAGGAATTAATTATTTCATTTTTGTTGTGTTGCAAAACGTGACTCTTGATGTCTTTTTTGGCGAAAAAATGTTTTGGGTTCATCTTTTTTATATCGTTTTATCATTAGGAGTTTCGGCTTTTCTTCAAGCCACAAGCTTTATGGTAAAATGGAAACAGGCATCAAAATTCGAAATAACGCAGCAAAAGATTATCGCAGGAACGGCAAATGCCAAATTCGAAAGTTTAAAAAATCAGATTGATCCGCATTTTCTTTTTAATAGTCTCAATGTTTTAAGTTCTCTGATTGAAGAAAACCCAGATAATGCACAGCGGTTTACCACTTCTTTATCTAAAATTTACCGATATGTTTTAGAGCAAAAAGATAAAGAACTGGTTTCTGTTGAAGATGAATTGTCGTTTGCAAAAACTTATATGAACCTCCTGAAGATGCGATTTGAAAACAGTTTGTTTTATGAATTGCCAGCAGAGAATATCAATCCGGATGCAAAAGTGGTTCCGTTATCGCTGCAGCTTTTATTAGAAAACACAGTGAAACATAATGTAGTAAGTGAACAAAAACCATTGCATATCAGAATTTTTACAGACGGAGATTATCTTGCCATTCAAAATGATTTTCAGAAAAAGGAAGTTTTACAGGACAGGCAGGGAGTTGGGCTCCAAAATATTGTAAATCGATACGGAATTGTAACCAACAGAAAAGTTTTGATTGAACAAAATGAAAAAACATTTACGGTTAAGATTCCGATTTTAACGAAACAAATAGCAGTTATGGAAACAAATGCAGACTATAGCGATGAAAGTAAAGCTTATTTCAGAGCTAAAAAAAGAGTGGAGGAATTAAAAGGATTTTACGCAAATGTAATTTCGTATTGTTGTGTGATTCCGTTTTTAATCTTTATAAATTTGAGGTATTCTCCCGGATTTCAGTGGTTTTGGTTTTCGGCTTTAGGCTGGGGGTTTGGAGTTGTAATGCATGCTTTTAAAGTTTTTGGTTACAGCTCAGACTGGGAAGAGAGAAAGATCAGAGAGATTCTGGAAAAGGAGAATAATAAACAACAAACCTGGAAATAA
- a CDS encoding sugar O-acetyltransferase, whose product MKTEKEKMISGEYYNAFDPELVKGRRTAKNLLHSLNVKEYRVTKKAKEILKELIPNAGAGLYIEPPFHCDYGYNIIAGDNVYFNVNCVVLDCAPVTIGSNVFIAPNVQIYTASHPLDAELRKTLENAYPVSIGDDTWIGGNTVICPGATIGKGCVIGAGSVVTKNIPDNSLAVGNPAKVIRKLNQ is encoded by the coding sequence ATGAAAACAGAAAAAGAAAAAATGATCAGCGGTGAATATTACAACGCTTTTGACCCAGAATTAGTAAAAGGCCGCAGAACTGCAAAAAATCTTTTGCATAGCTTAAATGTAAAAGAATATCGGGTTACTAAAAAAGCAAAAGAAATTCTGAAAGAACTAATACCTAATGCCGGAGCTGGACTTTATATTGAACCACCGTTTCATTGTGATTACGGATATAATATTATTGCCGGCGACAATGTCTATTTTAATGTAAATTGTGTTGTTTTGGATTGTGCGCCTGTAACTATTGGTTCAAATGTATTTATTGCACCCAATGTTCAGATTTACACTGCGTCTCACCCACTTGATGCTGAATTAAGAAAAACGCTCGAGAATGCGTATCCTGTTTCAATTGGAGATGATACCTGGATAGGCGGAAACACTGTAATTTGTCCGGGAGCAACAATCGGGAAAGGCTGTGTTATTGGAGCCGGATCTGTTGTTACCAAAAACATTCCGGATAATTCACTCGCTGTTGGAAATCCGGCTAAAGTAATTCGTAAACTAAATCAATAA
- a CDS encoding IS1096 element passenger TnpR family protein, giving the protein MVYKFRVILDAEEDIFRDIAILEDDTLEDLHNAIFNAFGFDGSEVASFYTCDDTWNQEDEIPLFDTGDVPGEIRTMNDYPLSSILDKQNTKIIYVYDFISMWTFLVELAAIEDEQVGVTYPETLFSHGEMPDEATEKNFESDDMHNDIYGEFEDDLDEDDLDMFEGDDSFEDFGFEENWN; this is encoded by the coding sequence ATGGTTTATAAATTTAGAGTAATTCTGGACGCCGAAGAAGATATTTTTAGAGACATCGCAATTCTTGAAGATGATACCCTTGAGGATTTACACAATGCAATTTTCAACGCTTTTGGCTTTGACGGTTCTGAAGTAGCTTCATTTTATACTTGTGATGACACATGGAATCAGGAAGATGAAATTCCGCTTTTTGATACAGGAGATGTTCCCGGCGAAATAAGAACCATGAACGATTATCCGTTATCTAGTATTTTAGATAAACAAAATACGAAGATTATATACGTTTATGATTTCATCAGCATGTGGACTTTCTTAGTCGAATTGGCTGCCATCGAAGACGAACAAGTTGGAGTTACTTATCCGGAAACTTTATTTTCTCATGGTGAAATGCCTGATGAAGCTACAGAAAAAAACTTTGAATCTGATGATATGCACAATGATATCTACGGTGAATTTGAAGATGATTTAGATGAAGACGATCTTGACATGTTCGAAGGAGACGACAGCTTTGAGGATTTTGGTTTTGAGGAGAATTGGAATTAG
- a CDS encoding TonB-dependent receptor, producing MKTKLFLTIPFLFFAAFIFAQNTISGKVLDQKGKPVVGANIYLDGTYDGATSSETGEFSFETTETGNKFLVVSFLLFETFKTEIDVANYKDQTIKLRENINALDAVVITAGTLESGDKARVSVLKPLDIVTTAGSAGNIIAALQTLPGTQSVGEDGRLFVRGGEANETQTFVDGIRVAQPYGATTNNLPTRSRFSPFLFSGIAFSTGGYSAEYGEALSSVLLLNTQDEEDHEKTDIGFMTVGLSLGNTQKWEKSSLSVNMMYVNLAPYQAVIPQNVDWNNPYQSLGGETVYRYKFTNGIFKLYASFDSEKFDLNQKNINFENPIRTDMNNNNFYLNSSYKGSIGPGWQLTSGISYGYSKNKLKYDITGIESQENAAQLKLKLSKKVSNYFKLSFGADYFITKYNEDIATATSFENGYDSNIFASYAEGDVSFSKNLALKVGLRYSNNSLLNENNIAPRASLGYKLSKTSQFSFAYGDFTQTPVVDYIKYSKYHQFESEKASHYILNYTFSKPGQLLRTELYYKNYKNLVQYDTRDIQYNSVFNNNGSGYAKGFDLLWRDSNLYKNLEYWISYSYIDSERQYKNFPNMVTPSFVANHNLSVVTKYFITDWKSQIGFTNSFSSGRPYNDPNQTQFMNGKTKSYNSLSFNWAYLLTTQKILYFSVSNLLGTQNVFGYDYARNPDSSGVYQRQAIVPTADRFFFVGFFWTISQNKNENQLKNL from the coding sequence ATGAAAACCAAATTATTTTTAACAATACCCTTTTTATTTTTTGCAGCATTTATTTTCGCTCAAAATACTATTTCAGGAAAAGTTCTTGACCAAAAAGGAAAACCGGTTGTTGGTGCCAATATTTATTTAGACGGGACTTACGATGGAGCAACGAGTTCTGAAACAGGAGAATTTTCTTTTGAAACTACTGAAACAGGAAATAAGTTTTTGGTAGTAAGTTTTTTGCTTTTCGAAACATTCAAAACAGAAATTGATGTAGCCAATTATAAAGACCAAACGATTAAATTAAGAGAGAATATAAATGCTCTTGACGCTGTTGTTATTACTGCAGGAACTCTGGAGTCAGGGGATAAAGCGAGAGTTTCAGTTTTAAAACCTCTGGATATTGTGACAACAGCAGGTTCTGCCGGAAATATTATAGCAGCACTACAGACTTTGCCGGGAACACAAAGTGTTGGTGAAGACGGGCGTTTATTTGTACGTGGAGGTGAAGCAAACGAAACACAAACTTTTGTAGACGGAATTCGAGTAGCACAGCCATACGGTGCAACAACTAATAATTTACCAACCCGAAGCAGATTTTCTCCTTTCTTATTTAGCGGAATCGCTTTTTCTACCGGAGGTTATTCTGCTGAATATGGTGAAGCTTTATCAAGTGTTTTGCTTTTAAATACGCAGGATGAAGAAGATCATGAAAAAACTGATATCGGATTTATGACGGTTGGTTTGAGTTTAGGAAACACACAAAAATGGGAAAAAAGTTCCTTAAGTGTAAATATGATGTACGTTAATCTGGCACCTTATCAGGCGGTGATTCCACAAAATGTAGATTGGAATAATCCGTATCAGTCTTTAGGAGGCGAAACAGTTTACAGATATAAATTTACAAACGGAATTTTCAAACTTTACGCTTCTTTCGATTCAGAAAAATTCGATTTAAATCAGAAAAATATCAATTTTGAAAACCCGATCAGAACAGATATGAACAATAATAATTTCTATCTGAATTCATCTTACAAAGGAAGTATCGGGCCAGGATGGCAGCTGACATCAGGAATCAGTTATGGTTACAGCAAAAACAAATTGAAATATGATATTACTGGTATTGAGAGTCAGGAAAATGCGGCGCAGTTAAAACTAAAATTATCAAAAAAGGTTTCCAATTATTTTAAATTGTCTTTTGGTGCTGATTATTTTATTACCAAATACAACGAAGATATTGCTACTGCTACATCTTTTGAAAACGGTTACGATTCAAATATTTTTGCATCTTATGCAGAAGGAGATGTTTCATTCTCTAAAAATTTAGCTTTGAAAGTTGGTTTAAGATATTCAAACAACAGTTTATTAAACGAAAATAATATTGCGCCAAGAGCTTCCTTAGGTTATAAACTTTCAAAAACGAGTCAGTTTTCTTTTGCTTACGGAGATTTTACTCAGACTCCGGTCGTGGATTATATTAAATATTCAAAATACCATCAGTTTGAAAGCGAAAAAGCAAGTCATTATATTTTGAATTACACGTTTTCAAAACCAGGACAATTGCTTAGAACAGAGTTGTATTATAAAAATTATAAGAATTTAGTTCAGTACGATACCAGGGATATTCAGTACAATTCGGTTTTCAATAACAACGGTTCAGGTTACGCAAAAGGTTTCGATTTGCTTTGGAGAGATAGTAATTTGTATAAAAATTTAGAATATTGGATTTCATATTCTTATATTGATTCAGAAAGACAATACAAGAATTTCCCAAATATGGTAACACCAAGTTTTGTGGCCAATCATAATTTATCAGTTGTAACGAAATATTTTATAACAGACTGGAAATCGCAAATTGGATTTACAAACAGTTTCAGTTCAGGACGCCCGTATAATGATCCAAACCAAACACAGTTTATGAATGGAAAAACAAAATCATATAACAGTTTAAGTTTTAACTGGGCATATTTATTGACCACACAAAAAATCCTCTATTTCTCTGTTTCAAATCTTTTAGGAACACAAAACGTTTTCGGATACGATTATGCCAGAAATCCGGATTCAAGCGGAGTTTATCAAAGACAAGCTATAGTTCCAACCGCAGACAGATTCTTCTTCGTAGGCTTCTTCTGGACCATTAGCCAGAACAAAAATGAGAATCAGTTAAAGAATCTTTAA
- a CDS encoding DinB family protein: MSESKRISNLYQSIYNGNPWLEVTLAHTLRDVTAEQAYRKVNPNLNTIWEIVNHLIQWRRNILKRMQGEVIITPDHNYFVPVLDPSEAAWEQSLQNLAKSQEAWNTFLKILMMLI, from the coding sequence ATGTCAGAAAGTAAGAGAATTTCAAATCTATATCAGTCCATTTATAATGGAAATCCATGGCTGGAAGTTACTTTAGCACATACCTTAAGAGATGTTACTGCCGAACAGGCGTACAGGAAAGTAAATCCTAATCTGAATACGATTTGGGAAATCGTGAATCATCTTATACAATGGAGAAGAAACATTTTAAAACGTATGCAGGGAGAAGTAATCATCACTCCGGATCATAACTATTTTGTGCCTGTTCTGGATCCATCTGAAGCAGCCTGGGAGCAGTCACTTCAAAACCTGGCAAAATCACAGGAAGCCTGGAATACTTTTTTGAAGATTTTGATGATGCTGATTTAG
- a CDS encoding 2TM domain-containing protein: protein MEINYNEEDKYYQAKKKVENIKGFYSNLTSYIGVNIVLIFINLYTTPNHLWFYWPLMWWGIGVVFHGLKVFEVFPVLGKGWEERKIREIMEKEKENKNKWQ from the coding sequence ATGGAAATAAATTATAACGAAGAAGACAAATATTACCAGGCTAAAAAGAAAGTCGAGAATATTAAAGGGTTTTATAGTAATTTGACTTCTTATATTGGGGTTAATATTGTATTGATTTTTATTAATTTATATACAACACCAAATCACTTATGGTTTTACTGGCCTTTGATGTGGTGGGGAATAGGAGTTGTTTTTCACGGATTAAAAGTTTTTGAAGTTTTTCCGGTTTTAGGAAAAGGCTGGGAAGAACGGAAAATCAGAGAAATCATGGAGAAAGAAAAAGAGAACAAAAATAAATGGCAATAA
- a CDS encoding LytR/AlgR family response regulator transcription factor: MTTLIIEDEKPAARLLQRKLEKLEIAVQTMLHSVEESIDWFGNNAHPDLIFLDIQLSDGLSFEIFEKIDIKSAIIFTTAYDEYALKAFKLNSIDYLLKPIDEDDLETAVAKYKNRIPKQDTANQNLQLDFEQIRQMLSNPFEKTYRERFTVKIGHNLKVITKDEIECFFSENKGTYIHTYDNRDYLIDSTLEILEQELNKKDFFRVSRKFILPLKAIKEIQIYTNSRLKIILPTYKDDEVIVSREKVQDFKSWLG, encoded by the coding sequence ATGACCACCTTAATTATAGAAGACGAAAAACCGGCTGCAAGATTATTACAACGAAAATTAGAAAAATTAGAAATTGCTGTGCAAACTATGCTGCATTCTGTAGAAGAATCTATTGATTGGTTTGGCAATAACGCGCATCCTGATTTGATTTTTTTGGATATTCAGCTTTCGGATGGTTTATCTTTTGAAATTTTTGAAAAAATAGATATAAAAAGTGCTATCATTTTTACAACTGCTTATGATGAGTATGCATTGAAAGCCTTTAAGCTAAACAGCATAGACTATCTTTTAAAACCAATTGATGAAGATGATCTTGAAACGGCTGTTGCAAAATACAAAAACAGAATCCCGAAACAGGATACTGCAAATCAAAATCTACAGCTTGATTTTGAACAAATACGACAAATGCTTTCAAACCCTTTTGAAAAAACTTACAGAGAAAGGTTCACAGTTAAAATCGGGCATAATTTAAAGGTAATTACCAAAGATGAAATTGAATGTTTTTTTAGTGAAAATAAAGGTACTTACATTCATACCTACGATAATCGTGATTATTTAATTGATTCTACATTAGAAATTCTGGAGCAGGAGCTGAACAAGAAAGATTTCTTTCGCGTAAGCAGAAAATTTATATTACCGTTAAAAGCAATCAAAGAAATTCAGATATATACCAATTCCCGTTTAAAAATCATTTTGCCAACTTATAAAGATGATGAGGTTATTGTTAGCCGTGAAAAAGTACAGGATTTTAAGAGTTGGTTAGGATAG
- a CDS encoding VOC family protein — protein sequence MLTLNKVHHIAILCSDYQKSKTFYTEVLGLTIIREIYREERQSYKLDLALNGIYVVELFSFPNPPKRPSRPEAVGLRHLAFEVINLDETIALLNSKNIESEPIRIDETTEKRFTFIADPDLLPIEFYER from the coding sequence ATGCTTACCTTAAACAAAGTTCACCACATCGCGATTTTATGCTCTGATTATCAAAAATCTAAAACTTTTTATACTGAGGTTTTGGGATTAACCATTATCAGAGAAATATACCGCGAGGAACGTCAGTCATATAAACTTGATTTAGCCCTTAACGGCATTTATGTTGTTGAGTTATTTTCATTTCCAAATCCCCCCAAAAGACCTTCAAGACCTGAAGCTGTGGGTTTGCGCCATTTAGCTTTTGAAGTTATCAATTTAGATGAAACTATTGCTCTTTTGAATTCTAAAAACATTGAATCAGAACCTATCAGGATTGATGAAACCACAGAAAAACGATTTACTTTTATCGCAGATCCCGATTTATTACCAATTGAATTTTATGAAAGATGA
- a CDS encoding four helix bundle protein yields MSDFRKLLIWQKSMSLVTKIYYSTNNFPKEEIFGLTSQIRRSSISIPSNIAEGSGRESDKDLLRFLNISVGSLFEMQTQLEIAKNISYLKEDDFNNLYEDSREVERMLVSIIKKIKYRN; encoded by the coding sequence ATGAGTGATTTCAGAAAACTTTTGATCTGGCAGAAATCAATGTCCTTGGTTACCAAAATTTATTATTCAACAAATAATTTTCCAAAAGAAGAAATCTTTGGATTAACTTCACAAATTAGACGTAGTTCGATTTCTATTCCAAGTAATATTGCAGAAGGATCTGGCAGAGAAAGTGACAAAGATCTTTTACGATTTTTAAATATTTCAGTTGGTTCTTTATTTGAAATGCAAACACAATTAGAAATCGCAAAAAATATCTCGTATCTAAAAGAAGACGATTTTAATAACTTATACGAGGATAGCCGTGAAGTAGAAAGAATGTTAGTTTCAATTATAAAAAAAATAAAATACAGAAACTAA
- a CDS encoding HPP family protein: MPVQKIKRGYRKTRYILYKETLVDYKEHFWSFLGSFVGIGILAYIQSMHFSGNDAVYLIGSFGASSVLVYGIIQSPFSQPRNLVGGHLVSAFIGVTVHKLAPDIIWIAAPLAVSLAIILMQVTKTLHPPGGATALIAIIGSDKIKSLGYMYVLSPVLIGVLILFITALIFNNMTSSRVYPNHSTYHKHYHKIRKRLVKK, encoded by the coding sequence ATGCCTGTTCAAAAAATAAAAAGAGGATATCGCAAAACACGCTACATTCTTTATAAAGAAACTCTAGTTGATTATAAAGAACATTTTTGGTCTTTTTTAGGATCATTTGTCGGTATTGGAATCCTGGCTTATATTCAATCGATGCATTTTTCAGGAAATGACGCGGTGTATTTAATTGGTTCTTTTGGAGCTTCTAGCGTACTTGTATACGGAATTATTCAGAGTCCGTTTTCTCAACCAAGAAATTTAGTTGGAGGGCATTTAGTTTCAGCATTCATTGGTGTTACGGTTCATAAATTAGCGCCGGATATTATCTGGATTGCAGCACCTTTGGCAGTTTCACTCGCTATAATTTTAATGCAGGTTACGAAAACGCTGCATCCTCCTGGAGGAGCGACTGCATTAATTGCGATCATTGGTTCGGATAAAATAAAAAGTTTGGGCTATATGTATGTACTATCTCCTGTCCTTATTGGTGTTTTGATTTTGTTTATTACAGCGCTAATATTCAACAACATGACTTCAAGCAGAGTTTATCCAAACCATAGCACTTATCATAAACATTATCACAAAATTAGAAAACGACTGGTAAAAAAATAG